The following coding sequences are from one Streptomyces angustmyceticus window:
- a CDS encoding class I SAM-dependent methyltransferase, whose product MTSSQGFLGFWETTGSAKTFTHPLDPALLDVYVPRGARVLDYGCGYGRLTAELAGLGYGAVRGVDVSAALIARGRREHPGLELLHCAGFPLPFGDGAFDAALLFAVLTCVPGDADQTAIVAELGRLVRPGGVVYLSDVPLQDDALNRERYARFADRYGTYGVFETPDGGVFRHHPPERLRGLLGEAGFAVRKERAGVVGTLDGRTAERLQLIAVREPAGPEPSPGPASG is encoded by the coding sequence ATGACCTCGTCACAGGGATTTCTCGGCTTCTGGGAGACGACCGGATCGGCCAAGACCTTCACCCATCCGCTCGATCCGGCCTTGCTGGACGTCTATGTGCCGCGCGGCGCGCGGGTGCTGGACTACGGGTGCGGTTACGGGCGGCTGACCGCCGAGCTGGCCGGGCTGGGGTACGGCGCGGTGCGCGGGGTGGACGTCTCGGCGGCGCTGATCGCGCGGGGGCGGCGCGAGCACCCCGGGCTGGAACTCCTGCACTGCGCCGGGTTCCCGCTGCCGTTCGGGGACGGTGCCTTCGACGCGGCGCTGCTGTTCGCGGTGCTCACCTGCGTTCCCGGGGACGCGGACCAGACGGCGATCGTCGCGGAGCTGGGGCGACTGGTGCGGCCCGGCGGGGTGGTGTACCTGAGCGACGTTCCGCTGCAGGACGATGCCCTCAACCGGGAGCGGTACGCGCGCTTCGCGGACCGCTACGGAACGTACGGGGTCTTCGAGACGCCGGACGGCGGGGTGTTCCGGCACCATCCGCCGGAGCGGCTGCGCGGGCTGCTCGGGGAGGCCGGCTTCGCGGTGCGCAAGGAGCGGGCGGGGGTGGTGGGCACGCTGGACGGGCGGACGGCGGAGCGGCTGCAGCTCATCGCCGTCAGGGAGCCGGCGGGGCCGGAGCCGTCGCCAGGTCCAGCGTCAGGGTGA
- a CDS encoding response regulator transcription factor, translated as MTTRQEHGHEAPGGDGPRPLRLVLADDERMVRTALRAILGAEPDMEVVGEASTGAEAVPLIRALRPDVVLMDVRMPEIDGIRATEQVLAGMPEPPRVIVVTTFENDAHVYDALRAGASGFLLKRSGAEDLVQAVRLVARSDSLLFPAAVRRLAARHAGERAAADAAAALRARLSGRERAVLRLMTAGLTNAEIADRLEVGAATVKTHVAGVLAKLGVRDRTQAVIAAYECGFVRPG; from the coding sequence ATGACCACGCGGCAGGAGCACGGCCACGAGGCGCCCGGCGGGGACGGCCCTCGCCCGCTGCGCCTCGTCCTCGCCGACGACGAGCGGATGGTGCGGACGGCGCTGCGCGCGATCCTGGGCGCCGAGCCGGACATGGAGGTCGTCGGCGAGGCGTCGACCGGCGCGGAGGCGGTGCCGCTGATCCGTGCGCTGCGCCCCGACGTCGTGCTGATGGACGTGCGGATGCCGGAGATCGACGGCATCCGGGCGACCGAGCAGGTACTCGCCGGGATGCCGGAGCCGCCGCGCGTCATCGTGGTGACCACCTTCGAGAACGATGCCCACGTCTACGACGCGCTGCGGGCCGGCGCCAGCGGGTTCCTGCTCAAGCGGTCCGGCGCGGAGGACCTGGTGCAGGCCGTACGGCTGGTGGCGCGCAGCGACTCGCTGCTGTTCCCCGCCGCGGTCCGCCGGCTGGCCGCCCGGCACGCCGGGGAGCGGGCCGCGGCCGACGCGGCGGCGGCGCTGCGGGCCCGGCTGTCCGGGCGGGAGCGGGCGGTGCTGCGGCTGATGACGGCCGGGCTGACGAACGCCGAGATCGCGGACCGGCTGGAGGTGGGCGCGGCCACGGTCAAGACGCACGTGGCGGGGGTACTGGCCAAGCTCGGGGTGCGGGACCGGACCCAGGCGGTGATCGCCGCGTACGAGTGCGGGTTCGTCCGGCCGGGGTGA
- a CDS encoding sensor histidine kinase, with product MPFFLLVAVVIPLVVDGADPLRDVRWQFVAFGCALPPAALAGLLFPLVRPLEVAAVRALCAVPAELLAEGPALSWAARRRTALWFTAHLLAGGVVSGMTLSAPPAAVVLLMLPFADPLRHTALGRPELPGVLGPLAGLALLALTTGTAWGAGALLGRLAPVLLGPTPADRLAAAERRAADLATRNRLARELHDAVGHALSAVTLQAGAARRVLDADPEFARRALAAIEETTREAVAELDTVLGLLRAEDGTDPAAPAPALDALPALLGRTRAAGVAVEATVEGRCAGLAPVVSRAAYRIVQEGLGNALRHAGPVPVRLHLRSHEGELTILMENPVAGPGAARPAAAARPGGGHGLRGIADRARLLGGEATAAARDGVWRLAVRLPSAGAGPRTGTGTGPGPGPGPTTRTGTGTG from the coding sequence ATGCCGTTCTTCCTACTGGTCGCGGTGGTGATCCCACTCGTGGTGGACGGCGCCGATCCGCTGCGCGACGTGCGCTGGCAGTTCGTCGCGTTCGGCTGCGCCCTGCCGCCGGCCGCCCTCGCCGGGCTGCTCTTCCCGCTGGTGCGGCCACTGGAGGTGGCCGCCGTACGCGCGCTGTGCGCGGTGCCCGCCGAGCTGCTGGCCGAGGGGCCGGCGCTCTCGTGGGCGGCCCGGCGGCGCACGGCACTGTGGTTCACGGCGCATCTGCTGGCGGGTGGCGTCGTCAGCGGTATGACGCTGTCCGCGCCGCCGGCCGCGGTCGTGCTCCTGATGCTGCCGTTCGCCGATCCGCTGCGGCACACCGCGCTGGGCCGGCCCGAACTGCCCGGCGTACTGGGGCCGCTCGCGGGGCTGGCGCTGCTGGCCCTGACGACCGGCACCGCCTGGGGGGCAGGCGCGCTGCTGGGGCGCCTGGCGCCGGTGCTGCTGGGGCCGACGCCCGCCGACCGGCTGGCCGCCGCCGAACGCCGGGCCGCCGATCTGGCGACCCGCAACCGGCTGGCCCGCGAGCTGCACGACGCCGTCGGGCACGCGCTGAGCGCGGTCACCCTCCAGGCGGGCGCGGCCCGCCGGGTGCTGGACGCCGACCCGGAATTCGCCCGCCGGGCGCTGGCCGCCATCGAGGAGACCACCCGCGAGGCGGTCGCCGAACTGGACACCGTACTGGGCCTGTTGCGCGCGGAGGACGGCACCGATCCGGCCGCGCCCGCACCCGCTCTGGACGCCCTTCCGGCGCTGCTCGGCCGGACCCGGGCGGCGGGCGTGGCGGTCGAGGCGACGGTCGAGGGGCGGTGCGCCGGCCTGGCGCCGGTGGTCTCGCGGGCGGCCTACCGGATCGTGCAGGAGGGCCTCGGCAACGCGCTGCGGCACGCCGGACCGGTACCGGTCCGGCTTCATCTGCGGTCACATGAAGGGGAGTTGACGATCCTGATGGAGAATCCGGTGGCCGGGCCAGGGGCCGCCCGCCCCGCTGCGGCGGCCCGTCCGGGCGGCGGCCACGGGCTGCGGGGGATCGCCGACCGGGCCCGCCTGCTGGGCGGCGAGGCCACGGCAGCGGCCCGGGACGGGGTGTGGCGACTGGCGGTCCGGCTGCCGTCGGCGGGGGCAGGGCCGAGGACGGGGACGGGGACGGGGCCAGGGCCAGGGCCAGGGCCGACGACAAGGACCGGGACAGGAACGGGGTGA
- a CDS encoding class I SAM-dependent methyltransferase — MTQHPPPAQPAGPPDGPAGPDLPDRVARVYGELDLSTVPAFAGGFINFGYWTGLPGPAGRPLTEDDRVRSEQDLYRLVLGAFDRPRGRTALEVGCGRGLGSALALREFGLGTVIGMDAHPDQIARAREANAALLAPRAGSPGRLEFLRGAAERIPLPDDRVDCLFSVEAAQHFRDLPGFAREAARVLRPGGRLALTTFFARTPEAARALPALLPPFADGLDVPHVIDEAAAALRAAGLREVRVRSVGDGVWECYDRYMAQQPALRDEWPRRYLTAYETGLLDYYLLTAGAG, encoded by the coding sequence ATGACGCAGCATCCGCCGCCGGCCCAGCCCGCCGGTCCCCCGGACGGCCCAGCGGGCCCGGACCTTCCCGACCGGGTCGCGCGGGTCTACGGCGAGCTCGACCTCAGCACGGTCCCCGCCTTCGCCGGCGGCTTCATCAACTTCGGCTACTGGACGGGCCTGCCGGGACCCGCCGGCCGCCCGCTGACCGAGGACGACCGGGTGCGCAGCGAGCAGGACCTCTACCGTCTGGTGCTCGGCGCCTTCGACCGGCCGCGGGGCCGCACCGCCCTGGAGGTGGGCTGCGGGCGCGGGCTGGGCTCCGCGCTGGCGCTGCGGGAGTTCGGCCTGGGCACCGTCATCGGCATGGACGCGCACCCCGACCAGATCGCCCGTGCCCGGGAGGCGAACGCGGCGCTGCTGGCCCCCCGAGCGGGCTCCCCCGGGCGGCTGGAGTTCCTGCGGGGCGCGGCCGAGCGCATCCCGCTCCCCGACGACCGCGTCGACTGCCTCTTCTCCGTCGAGGCGGCACAGCACTTCCGCGATCTGCCCGGTTTCGCGCGGGAGGCGGCGCGGGTCCTGCGTCCGGGCGGCCGGCTGGCCCTGACGACGTTCTTCGCCCGTACCCCGGAGGCCGCCCGCGCGCTGCCCGCCCTGCTGCCCCCGTTCGCCGACGGCCTGGACGTCCCGCACGTGATCGACGAGGCCGCCGCGGCGCTGCGGGCGGCGGGCCTGCGCGAGGTCCGGGTGCGGTCCGTCGGCGACGGCGTCTGGGAGTGCTACGACCGCTACATGGCCCAGCAGCCCGCCCTCCGCGACGAGTGGCCGCGCCGCTATCTGACGGCGTACGAGACCGGGCTGCTGGACTACTACCTGCTCACGGCCGGGGCGGGCTGA
- a CDS encoding IclR family transcriptional regulator — translation MPAAETGGSQVKSAVRTVELLEYFAGRPGMHSLASVQEAVGYPKSSLYMLLRTLVDLGWVETDATGTRYGIGVRALLVGTSYIDGDEVVAAARPTLDRLSDDTTETIHLARLDGTNVVYLATRQSQHYLRPFTRVGRRLPAHSTSLGKALLATYTDDQVRALLPPALAQLTEHTLTDREQLIEELHAVREQGYAVDREENTLGLRCFGVAIPYRTPARDAISCSVPVARLTPAHEQLIKDTLFDARDRLALATRRL, via the coding sequence ATGCCAGCTGCCGAGACCGGTGGATCCCAGGTCAAATCCGCCGTGCGGACGGTCGAGTTGCTCGAGTACTTCGCGGGCCGCCCCGGCATGCACAGCCTGGCGTCCGTCCAGGAGGCCGTCGGCTACCCGAAGTCCAGCCTCTACATGCTGCTGCGCACCCTGGTCGACCTGGGCTGGGTGGAGACCGACGCCACCGGCACCCGCTACGGCATCGGCGTGCGCGCGCTGCTGGTCGGCACGTCCTACATCGACGGCGACGAGGTGGTCGCCGCGGCCCGGCCGACGCTGGACCGGCTCTCCGACGACACCACCGAGACCATCCACCTCGCCCGCCTGGACGGCACCAACGTCGTCTACCTCGCCACCCGCCAGTCGCAGCACTACCTGCGCCCCTTCACCCGCGTCGGCCGGCGGCTGCCCGCCCACTCGACCTCGCTGGGCAAGGCGCTGCTCGCCACGTACACCGACGACCAGGTGCGGGCGCTGCTGCCGCCGGCCCTCGCGCAGCTGACCGAGCACACCCTCACCGACCGCGAGCAGCTGATCGAGGAGCTGCACGCGGTGCGCGAGCAGGGCTATGCGGTCGACCGCGAGGAGAACACCCTGGGCCTGCGCTGTTTCGGCGTCGCGATCCCGTATCGCACCCCGGCCAGGGACGCGATCAGCTGCTCGGTGCCGGTGGCCCGGCTGACCCCGGCGCACGAGCAGCTGATCAAGGACACCCTGTTCGACGCCCGCGACCGGCTGGCGCTGGCCACCCGGCGGCTGTGA
- a CDS encoding GNAT family N-acetyltransferase, whose protein sequence is MRPAPDAALRIRAATRADLAAIAALHTGAHAALHRARFPGVPFDAPAEHTRRHDAWSRDLAADDTPVLCAARHGTVVGAAAYRRRDGAGRPAVTLHQLQVDPGHWGTGVGRTLHASCLRAWHTDGFTRAGLDVLWHNHRARAFYAGLGWRPDPDRRPAPDATHLTLTLDLATAPAPPAP, encoded by the coding sequence GTGCGCCCCGCCCCCGACGCCGCCCTCCGGATCCGTGCCGCGACCCGCGCGGACCTGGCGGCGATCGCCGCCCTGCACACCGGCGCCCACGCCGCCCTGCACCGCGCCCGCTTCCCCGGCGTCCCCTTCGACGCCCCGGCCGAACACACCCGCCGGCACGACGCCTGGTCGCGCGACCTTGCGGCCGACGACACCCCCGTGCTGTGCGCCGCACGGCACGGCACGGTCGTCGGCGCGGCCGCCTATCGCCGGCGCGACGGCGCGGGCCGGCCGGCCGTCACGCTCCACCAGCTCCAGGTCGACCCCGGCCACTGGGGGACCGGCGTCGGCCGCACCCTGCACGCCTCCTGCCTGCGGGCCTGGCACACGGACGGCTTCACCCGGGCCGGCCTCGACGTGCTCTGGCACAACCACCGCGCCCGCGCCTTCTACGCCGGCCTCGGCTGGCGCCCCGACCCGGACCGCCGCCCCGCCCCCGACGCCACCCACCTCACCCTGACGCTGGACCTGGCGACGGCTCCGGCCCCGCCGGCTCCCTGA
- a CDS encoding NAD-dependent epimerase/dehydratase family protein: MTAPRTVLLTGAAGGLGTLMRELLPPYGYRLRLFDRRPVEGEPDAITAELADTRALREAVRGVDAVIHLAGISLEAGFEEIVRANIEGVHHLYEAAREAGVRRVVFASSNHAVGFTPRPADGSGAIPVGAPRRPDTYYGLSKGFGEDLASLYWDRHGIETVSVRIGSCLPEPASVRMLSIWLSPADCARLLHAALTAPDVGHTVVYGSSANTRLWWDLSSARALGYDPQDDSEPYAEALLAAQGALDPANPGHAHLGGTFCTDPPRWQH; encoded by the coding sequence ATGACCGCACCCCGCACCGTCCTGCTCACCGGCGCCGCCGGCGGGCTCGGCACCCTGATGCGCGAGCTGCTGCCCCCCTACGGGTACCGGCTGCGGCTCTTCGACCGGCGCCCTGTCGAGGGCGAACCGGACGCGATCACCGCCGAATTGGCCGACACCCGGGCGCTGCGCGAGGCGGTGCGCGGGGTCGACGCGGTGATCCATCTCGCCGGCATCTCCCTGGAGGCCGGGTTCGAGGAGATCGTGCGCGCCAACATCGAGGGCGTGCACCACCTGTACGAGGCGGCGCGGGAGGCGGGCGTGCGCCGTGTCGTCTTCGCCTCCTCCAACCACGCCGTCGGCTTCACCCCGCGCCCCGCGGACGGCTCCGGCGCCATACCCGTCGGCGCGCCCCGCCGCCCCGACACCTACTACGGGCTGTCCAAGGGCTTCGGCGAGGACCTGGCCTCGCTCTACTGGGACCGGCACGGCATCGAGACCGTGTCGGTCCGCATCGGCTCCTGCCTCCCCGAGCCGGCCTCGGTGCGGATGCTGTCGATCTGGCTGAGCCCGGCCGACTGCGCCCGGCTGCTGCACGCCGCGCTCACCGCACCCGATGTGGGCCACACCGTCGTCTACGGCTCCTCCGCCAACACCCGCCTGTGGTGGGACCTGTCGAGCGCCCGCGCTCTGGGGTACGACCCGCAGGACGACTCCGAGCCGTACGCGGAAGCGCTGCTCGCCGCCCAGGGCGCACTGGACCCCGCGAACCCCGGCCACGCCCACCTCGGCGGCACCTTCTGCACCGACCCGCCGCGGTGGCAGCACTGA
- a CDS encoding alkaline phosphatase PhoX — translation MPLTRRDFAKRSALAGAGVTLAGSVGVLATAPGAIGEELPDSAQGDAADGHAAGYGPLVPDPEGILALPAGFSYRIITRTGVTKLDSGESTPSNHDGTGTFPGHRGSTLLVNNHELKGPRADWPHPVPLAEGLVYDPAASGGCTVVEVAKDGTPVGEWVGIAGTSTNCAGGTTPWGTWLTCEESEDKAGEHGMTKDHGYAFEVDPHDVKAGRDPRPVKALGRYAHEAVVVDPRRGHLYLTEDAAGPNGLFYRWTPPHGFRHGRGALRTLADDAGVLEAFKCFDSGGRFVDDLSRATKAGTVYGVDWVEVPDRDARKVSVRKQFTAGQVTRARKLEGLWWADGGAYVVSSYARDESPVQHDGQVWFYDPRRRTLTLKVLLGVNKEPSKDGALDGPDNITVSPYGGLVIAEDGEGVQHLFGATDDGRTYPIARNELNIGTADKPEFSEFTGPVFSPDGRTLFANIQEPGIMLAITGPWKRHRRQR, via the coding sequence ATGCCGCTCACCCGCAGAGACTTCGCCAAGCGTTCCGCCCTCGCCGGCGCGGGGGTCACGCTGGCCGGCAGCGTCGGGGTGCTGGCCACCGCGCCCGGGGCCATCGGCGAGGAGCTGCCGGACTCCGCGCAGGGCGACGCGGCGGACGGTCACGCCGCCGGCTACGGCCCGCTGGTCCCGGACCCGGAGGGCATCCTGGCGCTGCCCGCCGGGTTCTCGTACCGGATCATCACCCGCACCGGCGTCACCAAGCTCGACAGCGGTGAGTCCACGCCCTCCAACCACGACGGCACCGGCACCTTCCCGGGCCACCGCGGCAGCACCCTCCTGGTCAACAACCACGAGCTGAAGGGCCCGCGCGCCGACTGGCCGCACCCGGTGCCGCTGGCCGAGGGGTTGGTCTACGACCCCGCGGCGTCCGGCGGCTGCACCGTCGTCGAGGTCGCCAAGGACGGTACGCCGGTCGGCGAGTGGGTGGGGATCGCCGGTACCTCCACCAACTGCGCGGGCGGAACCACCCCGTGGGGCACCTGGCTCACCTGCGAGGAGAGCGAGGACAAGGCCGGCGAGCACGGCATGACCAAGGACCACGGCTACGCCTTCGAGGTCGACCCGCACGACGTGAAGGCCGGCCGCGACCCCCGGCCCGTCAAGGCGCTGGGCCGCTACGCCCACGAGGCCGTCGTCGTCGACCCCCGGCGCGGCCACCTCTACCTGACCGAGGACGCCGCCGGCCCCAACGGCCTGTTCTACCGCTGGACCCCGCCGCACGGCTTCCGCCACGGCCGCGGAGCGCTGCGCACCCTCGCCGACGACGCGGGCGTGCTGGAGGCATTCAAGTGCTTCGACTCCGGCGGCCGGTTCGTCGACGACCTCTCGCGCGCCACCAAGGCCGGCACCGTCTACGGCGTCGACTGGGTCGAGGTCCCCGACCGTGACGCCCGCAAGGTCTCGGTGCGCAAGCAGTTCACGGCCGGTCAGGTCACCCGCGCCCGCAAGCTGGAGGGCCTGTGGTGGGCTGACGGCGGCGCGTACGTGGTGTCGTCGTACGCCCGGGACGAGAGCCCGGTCCAGCACGACGGCCAGGTCTGGTTCTACGACCCGCGGCGGCGGACCCTGACGCTGAAGGTGCTGCTGGGCGTCAACAAGGAACCGTCGAAGGACGGCGCCCTGGACGGCCCCGACAACATCACCGTCTCGCCCTACGGCGGGCTGGTCATCGCCGAGGACGGCGAGGGCGTACAGCACCTCTTCGGGGCCACCGACGACGGCCGCACCTACCCGATCGCCCGCAACGAGCTCAACATCGGCACCGCGGACAAGCCGGAGTTCAGCGAGTTCACCGGGCCGGTGTTCTCCCCGGACGGGCGCACGCTGTTCGCCAACATCCAGGAGCCCGGCATCATGCTGGCCATCACCGGCCCCTGGAAGCGGCACCGTCGTCAGCGGTAG
- a CDS encoding GlsB/YeaQ/YmgE family stress response membrane protein, which produces MGIVSWLVLGLIAGIIAKVLLPGRDPGGIVGTTLIGIVGSFIGGWLSTKFLHRPIPKDFGEPSMWIASIAGALVLLIAYRLLFGNSRERR; this is translated from the coding sequence ATGGGCATCGTCAGCTGGCTCGTACTCGGGCTGATCGCGGGCATCATCGCGAAGGTCCTGCTGCCGGGACGGGACCCGGGCGGCATCGTCGGCACGACCCTCATCGGCATCGTGGGGTCCTTCATCGGCGGCTGGCTCTCCACGAAGTTCCTGCACCGCCCGATCCCCAAGGACTTCGGCGAACCGTCCATGTGGATCGCCTCGATCGCCGGAGCGCTGGTCCTGCTGATCGCCTACCGGCTGCTCTTCGGCAACTCCCGCGAACGCCGGTGA
- a CDS encoding aldehyde dehydrogenase (NADP(+)) produces the protein MTAAPVWSVDPRTGKQREQVAVEATAGEVDSVVRAAHAARGALADRAPRAALLRRAADLLDEAGDAVIEAADAETALGPGRLTGELARTTYQLRAFADQVAEGSFLDVRIDHADPGLTPPRPDLRRYKIPLGAVAVYAASNFPLAFSVPGGDTASALAAGCPVVVKAHPDHPATSELCAALLRRAAAEAGLPEGVLHLVHGFQAGIDLVRHPLITAAGFTGSVRGGRALYDAAAARPHPIPFHGELGSLNPVVVTEAAARERAEQIGAGLAGAMTLGAGQFCVKPGLVLAPAGAAGDRLLTSLTAAVSDTEAGVLLDHRMREAFLDGVRSRAALPDVEAPVTPGAGGPHTVSAGFLAVPAARLAAEGPHDLLLEECFGPVTVVARYTDEAEIGAVLARLPGNLSATLQLGDAESAGTDDAGAGARLLAAVTPLAGRVVVNGWPTGVAVAPAQHHGGPYPATTSTSTSVGGTAVERWLRPVAYQDAPAALLPPELREDNPLGLPRRVDDRAEGA, from the coding sequence GTGACAGCAGCACCAGTCTGGAGTGTCGACCCCCGAACCGGAAAGCAGCGGGAGCAGGTTGCGGTGGAGGCCACAGCCGGCGAGGTGGACTCCGTGGTCCGCGCGGCCCACGCCGCCCGCGGAGCGCTCGCCGACCGTGCCCCGCGCGCCGCCCTGCTGCGCCGCGCCGCCGACCTGCTCGACGAGGCGGGCGACGCGGTCATCGAGGCCGCCGACGCCGAGACCGCCCTCGGCCCCGGCCGGCTCACCGGCGAACTCGCCCGCACCACCTACCAGTTGCGGGCCTTCGCGGACCAGGTGGCGGAGGGCTCCTTCCTCGACGTACGGATCGACCACGCCGACCCCGGCCTCACCCCGCCCCGGCCCGACCTGCGCCGCTACAAGATCCCGCTGGGCGCCGTCGCCGTCTACGCCGCCAGCAACTTCCCGCTCGCCTTCTCGGTCCCCGGCGGCGACACCGCCAGCGCGCTGGCGGCCGGCTGCCCCGTCGTCGTCAAGGCGCACCCGGACCACCCGGCCACCTCCGAGCTGTGCGCCGCGCTGCTGCGCCGGGCCGCCGCCGAGGCCGGGCTGCCGGAGGGTGTGCTGCACCTGGTGCACGGCTTCCAGGCCGGTATCGACCTGGTGCGCCACCCGCTGATCACCGCGGCCGGGTTCACCGGCTCGGTGCGCGGCGGCCGCGCGCTGTACGACGCCGCCGCGGCCCGCCCGCACCCCATCCCCTTCCACGGCGAACTGGGCAGCCTCAACCCCGTCGTGGTCACCGAGGCCGCGGCCCGGGAACGCGCCGAGCAGATCGGCGCCGGGCTGGCCGGCGCGATGACGCTCGGCGCCGGACAGTTCTGCGTCAAGCCGGGCCTGGTCCTGGCGCCCGCGGGAGCGGCCGGCGACCGGCTGCTGACCTCGCTGACCGCCGCCGTGAGCGACACCGAGGCCGGAGTGCTGCTCGACCACCGGATGCGGGAGGCGTTCCTCGACGGGGTGCGCTCCCGCGCCGCCCTTCCCGACGTCGAGGCGCCGGTGACCCCCGGTGCGGGCGGCCCGCACACCGTCAGCGCCGGATTCCTCGCCGTCCCCGCCGCCCGCCTCGCCGCCGAAGGCCCGCACGACCTCCTGCTGGAGGAGTGCTTCGGCCCGGTCACCGTCGTCGCCCGCTACACCGACGAGGCCGAGATCGGCGCCGTCCTCGCCCGGCTGCCCGGCAACCTCTCCGCGACCCTCCAGCTCGGCGACGCGGAGAGCGCCGGCACCGACGACGCAGGTGCCGGCGCCCGGCTGCTGGCCGCGGTCACCCCGCTCGCCGGCCGGGTGGTCGTCAACGGCTGGCCGACCGGTGTCGCGGTCGCCCCCGCCCAGCACCACGGCGGCCCCTACCCGGCCACCACCTCCACGTCCACCTCCGTCGGCGGCACCGCCGTCGAACGCTGGCTGCGCCCCGTCGCCTACCAGGACGCCCCCGCCGCGCTGCTGCCGCCCGAGCTGCGCGAGGACAACCCGCTCGGCCTGCCGCGCCGGGTCGACGACCGCGCCGAGGGCGCGTAG
- a CDS encoding TerD family protein, producing the protein MTPGSNLPLNAVRVAVDVTAPVRLDVSGLLLAANGKVRSDDDFVFYNQPSGPGVTHSAAAGGGDTITVDTAAVPEGIEKIVVTASPDAPGATFAGTEPTGTVRNADDGSVIASFTPPRLGSETALVVVEIYRRGGVWKVRAVGQGYANGLAGIATDFGVTVEEPAAPAAPQAPPAPPAPPVAPAPAAQWGPPAGTPAPAAPPPAAAPPAPAADPAAAPAPGSGKINLDKGRVSLQKNQTVSLVKGGRPLLTSVTMGLGWEPAFRGKSIDLDASVIAYGPDRKKIDNCFFGKLMILGGAIQHSGDNLTGEGAGDDEAITVHLGGVPPEVTGLVFVVNSFSGQKFSDVAKAYCRLVDAQSGAELVRFDLTHAEPRTGVMMAKLIRQFSGEWEMTAMGEFVDARTVRGMVKPAAQAL; encoded by the coding sequence ATGACTCCTGGCTCGAACCTCCCGCTCAACGCCGTGCGGGTGGCGGTGGACGTCACCGCCCCCGTGCGGCTGGACGTGTCGGGCCTGCTGCTCGCCGCCAACGGCAAGGTGCGCTCCGACGACGACTTCGTGTTCTACAACCAGCCCAGCGGACCTGGCGTGACGCACTCCGCCGCGGCCGGCGGCGGCGACACCATCACGGTGGACACCGCCGCCGTCCCCGAGGGCATCGAGAAGATCGTGGTCACCGCGAGCCCGGACGCCCCCGGCGCGACCTTCGCCGGCACCGAGCCGACCGGCACGGTCCGCAACGCCGACGACGGCAGCGTCATCGCCTCCTTCACCCCGCCGCGGCTGGGGTCCGAGACCGCGCTGGTGGTCGTCGAGATCTACCGCCGCGGCGGCGTCTGGAAGGTCCGGGCCGTCGGCCAGGGCTACGCCAACGGGCTGGCGGGGATCGCCACCGACTTCGGTGTCACCGTGGAGGAACCGGCCGCGCCCGCCGCCCCGCAGGCACCCCCGGCTCCCCCGGCACCGCCCGTCGCCCCGGCCCCCGCGGCCCAGTGGGGACCGCCCGCGGGCACCCCGGCCCCGGCCGCCCCGCCGCCGGCCGCCGCTCCCCCGGCCCCGGCCGCCGATCCGGCGGCGGCGCCCGCACCCGGCTCCGGCAAGATCAACCTCGACAAGGGCCGCGTCAGCCTCCAGAAGAACCAGACCGTGTCGCTGGTCAAGGGCGGTAGGCCGCTGCTCACCTCGGTCACGATGGGCCTCGGCTGGGAGCCCGCCTTCCGCGGCAAGAGCATCGACCTGGACGCCTCGGTCATCGCCTACGGCCCGGACCGCAAGAAGATCGACAACTGCTTCTTCGGCAAGCTGATGATCCTGGGCGGCGCGATCCAGCACTCCGGCGACAACCTCACCGGCGAGGGCGCCGGCGACGACGAGGCGATCACCGTCCACCTCGGCGGGGTGCCGCCGGAGGTGACCGGCCTGGTCTTCGTCGTGAACTCCTTCTCCGGCCAGAAGTTCTCCGACGTCGCCAAGGCGTACTGCCGCCTGGTGGACGCCCAGAGCGGCGCGGAGCTGGTCCGCTTCGACCTCACCCACGCCGAGCCCCGTACCGGCGTGATGATGGCGAAGCTGATCCGGCAGTTCTCCGGCGAGTGGGAGATGACCGCGATGGGCGAGTTCGTCGACGCCCGTACGGTGCGCGGCATGGTCAAGCCCGCCGCGCAGGCCCTCTGA